Part of the Triticum urartu cultivar G1812 chromosome 2, Tu2.1, whole genome shotgun sequence genome, ATACCCCATATTCCCAGCCTTGCCATATCCATTGATTAGCACATTGTATGTGACCACATTGGGTGATGTCCCACACGCAACCATGTCATCGTATACTGCCATTGCATCCCCCATCCTGCCAGCCTTACAGTAACCTGAGATTACTGAGGTGTATGTCACTACATTGGGCTTGCAAACACCATCTCTCTGAAGCCTCCTCAACACCTCACGACCCTTACTCACCTCCTTTGCCCTGCATAGCCCATTCACAAGAATATTATGTGTGACAGTATCTGGTGAGCAACCAAACTCATCCATCCTTTCGACCAACTCGAGCGCTTTTTGAACATCCCCCACCTTGCAAACCCCCTTGATGATGACATTGAAGCTCCACGTGTCCGGAGAATATACTCTCCCCTGGATCCACCCCTCAAACAATGCCACAGCCTCCTGCACCCGGCCACGGCCAATGAACAAGCCCATGAGCTTGTTATATGCATACGCTTCAATGGAACAACCAAATTGGGATGCCTTTGAGAGCAATGCTGCAGCGGCATCAAGAAGGCCTGCGGTGGCGCAGGAACCGGACAGGAACGAGAGAAAACGAGCATTGGGAAAGTAACCAGACTGGTCCGTCATTTGGTCGAACAGTTGGAGGGCATCAGTGTGGCGGCCGGACTGGCACATCAACGAGATGACGTAACGGTAGGAATGAGCGGACGGGGGGATGGCGAGCTGGGAGTGGGGGGAATGCAGCGCAGAGAAGAGGTGGAGCGTCGAGGAGGCGCAAGGCGCGTGGcggagcgcggcggcggcggcgacctggGAGGGCGCGAGGCGGCGGAATGCCGGGAGGTAGTGTGGCAGGAGTAAGGCGGCAGTCGCGAGCGCCTTGGCGATCCAAAGCTCGGCGTCGTGCAGGGGCGGGTCCTGCGGCGGCGGGCGGTCAATGGGGTTGTAGGagtggaggaggcggaggaggggGTGGCGAGGGGGCACCCGGAGCTGGAGGAGGCTGTGTAGGAGGAGCTGGGGAGGCATCGgagaaggcggcggcggagggTAGCTTGAGAGGAGGAGACGTCGCGGCGGCGGTCATGGAATCACGGCGATGGGGGGAGGCGGCGTAGGCCGCATGGTGGTGCGTGTGGGAGGGAGAAGAGGGTTTGGCCCCTTTGGGGCTTTTCTGTAAATCTGTACTGTGCACAGCGCTCCAACGAGATCTAATATGAATTTGATTTGAAGCACACATCCACTTGTTTCGCTTGAATTCGAGTCTGTGTTACTTAAATGGTTTTGAAGAACTTATGAAACAGTAGATTATTTGGAATGTGGTGGTGTTGTTTTTTCGAGAAAACTTGCAAACTATTCATCAATCGTCAAGGTGATACAAAAAACACGAGAAGTAAAATTTACATCCGGATCcaaccacctagcgacgactacaagcaggAGAGCGAGTCGAAGGCGCGCAGCCGTCAtcgccgccccccccccttcctgTCGGAGCCGGGCAAACATTGTTGTAGTAAACAGTCGGGCAGTCGTCGTGCTAAGACCCCACACGACCAACGCACCAGAATAACAACTGTCGCCGAGAGAAGCATAGATCGGAAGGATCCAACCTGCAGACACGCAAATGTAGATGAACGAAGACCGGATCCACCAAGAGAAACGCCGACCGAATCCTACGAGATCTGCCAGatacacacctccacacgccctccGACGACGCTTGAAGCATTGTCGGGATGGAGGCTAGGCGGAGGGAACCTTATTCCATATGCAAGAAGTCCTCGCCGTCTCGTCTTCTTGAGTatgacacaaaccctaacaataACTCAGAACAACACCTAAAATGAAGCTCTCTCGCCGGTAAGGGTCGGGATCCACCACGCCTCCATGGTCCAAGGACCATAGGAGACGAGGCGGACCGGCGGCAGTGGGAAGCAGGAAACCCTATATGCGAGTTCGCAAGAGGGTGTTGTTCTTGTACGAATTGTTTGCCAATGATATGAACATGGATTCCAACGAACTTTCAAAAAAATGGATAAAACTCATTAATATTAATAGGATCAAAATCAAATCAAATTCACGTGTCGAATACCAATACAAACTGTTATATCATCTCCGTGAACTTGCGGCACTATGATTTGCACATAAAGATGGCAATGAACTAGGGTTTGCATAGGTATACAAATATTGAACCATGCATGTGCCGAGGAAGATGTGTGTTAATTGTACATGAAGATACACATAGCATAAAAATGTGTCCATATCTAGTCAGGTTCCTCAAACTGGTCCTAAACGTTCAGGTTGACCGACACTATAGGGAGGCCCGGACGGGCTCGGGGGAGGTCTGGACGTGTCCGGCGTGTTCGTCACGTCAGATTCGACATGAAGGACCCATCACAAATTGCGTCAATTCCTCCCGCTCCGACCTTGTTGAGCGAGCCATTTGCCTCTTCTCCCTCGTCCACCCAGTCCCTCGACTAGCTGCGCCGCCAACCTAGCTCCGACATCGTCCTGACCCCTCGGCACTGCCATCGACCTCCTCTCGGCTGTCTCGCCGCTCCGGACACCGCCATGGTACATCCCACTATTCTTGGACTACACCTTGCCCTCTATGTGTTTGACAAAATGTCCTACCAATTTTTGTGATTCCTTTCTTGAAAAACTATGGACTCTGATGATTTGTCAGATGAGGAGTATGGAAGGACGGGGCTTGATGAGTTAATGCAAAAGGAATTCTTTGATTCGTATGAGTCGGACAAAGATGTCGAGATGTTGATGATCATGAGCATCCATGAGGAAATGTACAGGGAGGTGGAGCACGTTCTGAACTTCAAAGGTTCGATCTGAGGGCGAAGAGTTTTGAACAAGGATAGGGCCGCTAGAGCGTGGCTCCTCTATAAGGACTAGTTCCATTCCATACGAACAATCCCTAATACATGGCTTCGTCGACGCTTCCGTATGTGCAACCCCTTGTTATTACGCGTGGTGGAGGGAGTGGAGGCACATGATTCCTACTGCAACCTCACCAGGGCTACAGGCAACTCTTGTTTTCTGCTAAGCAGAAGTGCACGACTGCTATAAGGATGCTTGCACTAGGTGCCCCGCTGAAGCCGTTGGCGAGATGATCCGGACAGGGAGTGCACATGCTTAAAGACCgttgttagatttgcatgcatcGTGGTGTAGGTGTTTGGAGCCGAGTATGTGAGAGAACCACATCATATAGAAAAGTTGATGGCTATTGGAGCGGCAAGAGGCTTTCCAGGTATGGTCGGTTCGATTGATCGCATGCATTGGCTGGAAGTTTTGCATGGGATGCACCAAGGTCACACCAAAGATGCCACCATCATACCTGAAACAGTGATATCAAAAGACTTGTGGATTTGGCATGCTATTGTTGACATGTCTGATTCTCACAAAGACATCACTATCCTCCAACGATCTTCCGTGTTCAGGAGACTTTGCAAGTAGGGGAAGCGTCGTCGTACAACTACATTGTCAATGGGCGCGACTACAACATGGGTACTCCCTTGCAAACAATATCTAGACTCAGCGGGCGTCGTTCATGAAGACCGTATCTGATCCCCATGGCAACAAATAGATATTCTTGTGATATTCTTATGTTTGTAGATGCTCTAAGCTCATTGAGGATTGAGGATGAgtttagagcatctacagccgggcATCCCAAACCCACCTCATACGCTCGGGCGGGCAGTCCGGTCACTGACCGGtctgatgcggcttgaactacgtcggtatttccccaaagaggaagggatgatacaGCATAgttacggtaggtatttccctcagtgatgaaaccaaggttatcgaaccgataggagaaccacgcaacaccacgtaaacagttcctgcacacaaagaacaaatacttgcaacccgacgtaagagaggggttggcaatccctcacggctaaaaagataggtaaaattgtagtagattgaatcAATAAATCTCACGGGAACGCGAgatataataaataaataaaaattgcaggaaggtatttttgggtttttggattaatagatctgaaaataaaagcaaataaaaatagattgCGAAGGCAAATATATAAAGAAGAGACctggggccgtagatttcactagtggcttctctcgagaaaaatagcaatggtgggtaaacaaattactgttgggcaattgatataacttcaaataatcataacgatatccaggcaatgatcattatataggcatcacgtccaagattagtagaccgactcctgcctgctactactattactccacacgtcaaccgctatccagcatgcatctagtgtattaagttcatggagaaatggagtaatgcaataagaacgatagCATGATgcagacaagatctatttatgtagaaatagaccccatcttgttatccttaatagtaacaatacatacatgtcggttccccttttgtcactaggatcaagcaccgtaagattgaagccattacaaagcacctcttcacatggcaagaaagatcgatctagttggcctaactaaaccaaagattcgaagaagaaatacgaggctataagtaatcatgcatataagagatcagaagactcaaataattttcatggataaaaacatagatctgatcataaactcaaagttaatcggatcccaacaaacacaccacaaaaagagttacatcaaatatatctccaagagaccattgtagtGAATAGTGAgaatcgagagagagagagagaggaagccatctaactactaactacagacccgaaggtctacaaaagactaatgacgcatcatcggagaggcaccaatgaggatgatgaacccctccacgatggtgtttagattggatccggtgtttctggaacttgcggtggctggaattgattttagtcgactcccctagggtttctggaatatcggggtatttatagagcaagaAAGCGGTGTAGGAGgccactgaggtgggcacaacccacttgggtgcgcctgggggcccaggcacgccctagtaggttgtgcccccctcggggcacccccaggtgcttctccggcccattgggtgtcttctggtccataaaaattccacaaaaagtttcgctgcatttggacaccgtttgatattgattttctgcgatgtaaaaaacaagcaaaaaacagcaactggcaccgggcactatgtcaataggttagtcccaaaaaatgatataaaatgattgtaaaacctccaagaatgataatattgaaggaaatatgccctagaggcaataataaagttgttattttatttttccttatatcatgataaatgtttattattcatgttgtaggatcgaaagtatgtctagaggggggtgattagactacttgaccaaataaaaatctagccttttcccaattttaagtcttggcggattttagcaacttagcactagtcaagcaaacaacctacacatgcaagtctaagagtatagcaacgaaatgtaaaacattgcacatgaaggtaaagggaggagtttggagggagcaaacgcaatgtagacacggagattttgggcatggttccgataggtggtgctatcgtacatccatgttggtggagacttcaacccacgaagggtaacagttgcgcgagtccatggagagctccacccacgaagggtccacgaagaagcaaccttgtctatcccaccatggccatcgcccacgaaggacttgcctcactagggtagatcttaacgaagtaggcgatctccttgcccgtacaaactccttggttcaactccacaatattgtcggaggctcccaggtgacacctaaccaatctaggagacaccactctccaaaaggaaATAGAatgtgtgttgatgatgaactccttgctcttgtgcttcaaatgatagtctccccaacactcaactctctctcaaggatttggatttggtggaaaaaagatttgagtggaaagcaacttggagaaggctagagatcaagattcatatggttggaatggaatatcttggtctcaacacatgagtaggtgcttctctctcagaaaatgaatgttggaagtgtaggaATGTTCTGCtagctctctcctcgaatgaagagtgggtggaggggtatatatagcctccacacaaaatctaaccgttacatacaaatcaccaaactcggtgggaccgaataatgaaactcggtcagaccgatttagttcaaaatgtgaatgttaggcttttcggtgggaccgacatgtcaactcggtgtgactgacttcattagggttagggcataacgtaatctcggtgagaccggttacacaaactcggtgggactaattttggtaataagctaaccagagagttggtcaggcaaactcagtgggatcgattcgctcatctcggtgagaccgaaacattacgaaggggaaacaaagagtttgcattatgaactcggtgggactgatcgctcatctcggttggaccgaaacattacgaagagaaacaaagagtttgcaatcccatctcggtgagaccgagatctctatcggtaagaccgaagtgactagggtttgtggcagtggctatgtcaaatgaactcggtggcactggatagaaaatttcggtggggccgagtttgacttttggtttgggacatatgtgggtatgagaaagtagttgatgGTTTTTGGAGCAtgtcactaagcattttgagcaagcaacccattaagcaacacctcatcccattttaatagtattggcttttcctatggactcaatgtgatcttggatcactaaaagtaaaatgtagagtcttgagctttagagcttgagccaatcttttgtccttagcattttgaggggtccacatttctaatccatgccatgccaatcattgagctttcctgaaatatttatcttgagatatcattagctcaatgagctatatgttgttaggaattaccaaaaccacccagggatagttgcactttcaatctccccctttctggtaattgatgacaacatatagaccaaagcttcgacaaatgatcataagattgaaatacatcgtcgctttgagaagtatgtgagaaacaagagctccccctaaatttgtgcattatttaaaatttgcttttgaatgcaaatgcacaatcgattaggatcatgggtcactcttccatgtcacatacatcttggtggagcgctcaaaatggtATGAATtaaacatgcactcatcaccaagcaaagtgaatgatcatatatgggaTATAAAAGATAATATCATCCAGGCAAGCATTAAAGTAGCATACGATCAAACACATGAccaaacaagtatctcacacagacATAGAGTATCGACCAAGCACACAATAAAGTTCAACCAAAAGCAAGATAGAAAAAGAAGCaaaaacactctctctcgaagcctatgatctatacatttctccccctttggcaacaagttaccaaaaagttcgaaaatgcatagtgttatgcgtctctcaggcttggtcttcgggaggtggtgtagagagaactccaaggacgaaggcatctgttgatgtagttggagctggtggagtggatGCTGGAGGTGGCATTGAAGCTGTAGCTGCTAGTGCTGATGATGTAGCTCTAGAATCTGGTACTGACACTGTAGCAGACCTCTAACCTCGTGGCACACGCTGAAAAGCATCTGTAGTTGCCCTTCCTCTCCTTTCCTCAGtttcctcctggagctgctcaactgcagtctgtatctcagtcaccttgaggtcaagatcatagaattttgtctcaacaatcctttccaagctctcttgattctgagtcagggtggccaatcccttctcaatcctcaatgTTGCTTGTATCAGATAACCCAATTGATCTTGTTTGCTTTTTAGGAACACCTGAGATGCTTCCTCGgcagttggcatccttgcagctttcTCTGCCTTAGCCTTAgctctcttctcttgtgcttgtgttgatgaaggtccattctcattcatcacaactgtGTTATCTTCAAGTTCTGGGTGCAAAGGTAAGTGCTCCTTGTACAACAGGTAGgtgcatgtgcccatctttgagttgatgagctcctgaatgtgtggagcatacccacaagatCTTTTATGATCTGTTgttgtcctcttgattgtctctacaatcaAACTCATGACCTTGAGTTTTTGAGGTACATCAAAGATTTGCAGCAAGTTGATGGAATGTCCTctaatcatcttgtgatctccataCTTGGGTAGCAAAGTATGCCTTAAGATGGTGTTGATAGTGGGTAGACCAGACAACAAATAGTGTACAGATCCAAGCCTGTgtgtctccaaagctttatcagggatctctttgtacatgtttgccatagagttgtggtctttcttcttcttggcatacgCATCCAAATCATCATCATGTTCCTCTagggcattgatcaacttggcccattattcaacagttgattggtacctcgtaccttcagacatccatactatccttccatctggatagaaatgagcAGTGGAGTAAAATTGCATAActagctcatcattccatttggtcaACTTTTGacccacaaactcatcaactccacaagctcTGAAGCTGTCATGTACACCTGGGAAATagtcttcattctcatcaatGAATTCCCAATCGACCCATTTCATATcgcagacaattggcttcttgtcaagcagtatagtctcatagaaatcctgttgttccttggtgtggaatctatagtcaacagcagtcctcctcctcACAGCATAAGGATCAGACAGTCTCCACAATCTTAGTCCTGCATCTTTTCTGATGTTCATGTCctcagctactggatgagcatcattgtggtctagAATCTTGGGTTTCGGTTTTCTTAGCACTAGGgcttcatcatcctcttctttaactttaggcactggggccttgttcttctcttcaGCTGGGATGTTTCTGGTGCTTCTCTTGGGCTTAGAAGGCTTCTGAGCTTGAGCTGTTGCTTTGGGAGCAGCTTCGGGCTTTGATGTGGCAGCCCCTGACTTGATAGCATCTCCCATGAGCTTCTGAGACTTGGGAGCTGGAGCAGCATCCTgttcctcttcatcttcttctagCTCTCTCATGATGGAGAATCTACCAAgaactctggcagtggtcttattgaccctctccttcctcttctttccatctccagcctctttgggttcaagagtgaactccatagtttcttgagtggaggctctggccttagacataggAATCATTTTTGCTGGTGCCTTCTTGTTCAACCCTGGCTTGGTTGTTGCAGTTGTGCCATACTCTTTCTTtagcaccttcttcttggagctgacttcctccttagtggccacatagtcctcatcttcagaatctgaggttttcttcttccttgatctggtggctgcctttggcaaaTTACTGGGAGtcctcctgctgccatcatctgaggtacttgagggactagtgccctcactcaattgcACTGGCTCTTCAGATctgttttggctatcactttggtcagACATCTTGGCAATCAAACTGACAAcaaaccctgtgaatagatatagatgaggtagaatagatgagcatcacaaagtgcagagtttttgcaaaacagatgactcaaaaacttagttttagttctgcatagaaagcatttcggagctaccgatttgttaaactcggtgataccgaagcaatttttggaacctaaactagtgaactcggtcagaccgagtcacggTTCCGTGGCGCCGAGACTGCTAGGGTGTGTTTAGTTTCAGTCACCGACTGGAACGTCACGGGTCCGACCCGTCCTTGCACGAGGTTCTCGTGTTTGGATTTGGAACGAACGGGAACTGACTCGTTCCCCGAAAGGGAATATTCCAACAATATCCGGAAGGAACTCGTTTCTTCGATTTGGTGGAACGACGCGGAACGGCCTCTCGCGGTCTCGCACACTCTCCCTCCCAAGGCACTCGCCCCAACCCCTCTCCCTCACGGCCTCCCGTCGCTCCTCCACTCTCATCTTTCCCAAGTCTGGCGGATGGGCGACGGCGACCAGGTCAGCGGATCCTTAGCAGGTTGGTGGCTACCTGATCTATTGGATGGATGGCGGCTACCAGGCCATCAGATCCGCTGTAGGGCAACAACGACCTGATCTGCCAAGGATGACCTGATCTACTATGAGGCGGCGGCGACGTGATGTGGCGGGACGGCGGCGACCGGGCCTGCTTTTCAGGCGGTGGCCATTCCCTCGCGGGTTGCGACGGCCACATATCCCACGCCATAAGTGTCTCGCTGCTGGCTACAACAGTTCCAAGCCACCTATCTTGCGTTGCTGGTTTTCATCTATGAGATTTTTTTTCTTGATTGAAATCTAATCTAATGTGAATAGTCAAAAAACTTCGAGAAAAATTTCGTTGATTGCATGCCCGTTCATTATTATTTACCCTATCTGTACTCTTAATTTGATGATTTTTTACCCGTCTGTACTCTCATTCTAATGTACAATTCAATGTAAATGCTATGCAAATTTCAACTATATGTTTCTAGCAATACAAATATTTTATACTTGCTCatattgtgtgtgtgtgtgtgtatatgcATATGAGAGGCAGCTTCACTACTTTTATAAAAGAGATGAGTTGAACTGAATCCGTTCCATTCTATCTCTCAACCAAACATTGAAACTTAACCATTCCATTCTATCAAATATCCCCGACTAAACACAAGAACGGAACTGACCCATTCCATTCCATTCCACTTGGTTCCCAAACTAAACACACccctagggtttcacagagaatcgaactcggtcacaccgatttggaattttcggtcagaccgaaaacgcatgtgcaatggcctaagccaaatcggtgagaccgatttctacaactcggtcggtccgagatgagttcggcggaaacctaaccataaattttcgaatcaaacctaacctAAAGGATGTTTTCTCTGGATAGATTGTTTTCATACGTGGTAAAGATCATGGCAGAGCAATGTGCTATGAATAGCACAAAGAGTCGaacccataccctagttcggcagGAGTTCGCTACGGCGACAACGGCGGAGCAGAATTCCATTGACGGCGACGGAAACCAGCGGCAGGGGGTCGCTGGCGGCAAggagatgatccggagacccgaggaggCAAGCAAGACACACGCGCGGGCTGAGGAGTTTaaagaaatttccaaaatctcacacGTGGGTTTGtatatcccgaccctgtcggtgtgaccgagtggaacaactcgatggcaccgagatgcagaatcacaagcggttactgcaactcagtgtgaccgaaaagttcaaatcagttgcaccaagatggaaaacctagatcaacttagtgaactcggtgtgaccgaagtggatgactcggtcataccgaaatgcacaaagaggttttggaagtttaagtctatgacgaatcggggactccgagtgcccctcacatagagtggttcgaatctgacttgatcaagctttgtgatgtagcatgaattgagtttgagacgagaaaagcataggtagctagaggaggttcttaggcattcttgtccatccacttggcaaaagagaaaacgccaaacaatcaaaacaataagtggatgtcctcgaatgagtaaaatatgcaatcaacatgctcacacaataaaatggcaaatgaaatatgtgaaaaagcatgcacaaacaccctagcatctatcaagcaattggcgatgactaggtcatctatatatgagtatattgattGAGGAGTCAttgagtcaaatgagaacatttgatcataggtcatactcagcgtttaagcacaagtggggttgccacttttacataaagcattgttgtgctcatacctttagagttgctttagctcaattgattagagtaaagctccccctagatgtgatatccccctaagagggatgaactaaccttgggttttgtcgatgatgacttcatgtaggtgttgaagatgtagatgctcaatgttgatgtagatcattcggagcaatccattggagtgagttgcactttcaatacctacacgggttactcccacaaggaacaaacaaggatatccatagacatagagtgatgttcacataagattatgtccatgaaagcattaggttaccttgtcccttgtcttaccaacaagagggtttgtgactcctagaactagtgcaagatgtggaagttgtttgcacatGTCCTTGACAAAAGATATGAGTGAattatgttggcggagtcaccctcaagaactctctagttcttcttctttgggatccacatcatcttgatgggaatccttggagttgtagtcgtacttgatgtagtagagcttgatgtagtcttgggaacccacttgaccaaggccttgggaacttcttcaaatgcatcaatctcctcttgaagcttgtcctttcATTTtggcttgtggtcttgtggtggaagatcatcttgagcttgtgtcccttggaaagaagtagtatcatacttctcttgttgaggaacaaacttcgtcttagggtattgatcttcttcccactcaactccattggcattgaactttcgttcaaaaccaacaccttgattcttccggtgccttccttgcttgcgtacaatttcctcaaattgcttactcccggcaaggctcttgtaaacatctttatctataattcccttcaataagctattttcttgctcaagtgtaacttggctaaaagaatcattagtggaatcaatagaactactagaagcaacaacattggatttagcatgatta contains:
- the LOC125538408 gene encoding pentatricopeptide repeat-containing protein At2g06000; its protein translation is MPPQLLLHSLLQLRVPPRHPLLRLLHSYNPIDRPPPQDPPLHDAELWIAKALATAALLLPHYLPAFRRLAPSQVAAAAALRHAPCASSTLHLFSALHSPHSQLAIPPSAHSYRYVISLMCQSGRHTDALQLFDQMTDQSGYFPNARFLSFLSGSCATAGLLDAAAALLSKASQFGCSIEAYAYNKLMGLFIGRGRVQEAVALFEGWIQGRVYSPDTWSFNVIIKGVCKVGDVQKALELVERMDEFGCSPDTVTHNILVNGLCRAKEVSKGREVLRRLQRDGVCKPNVVTYTSVISGYCKAGRMGDAMAVYDDMVACGTSPNVVTYNVLINGYGKAGNMGYAVAVYQQMILRRCLPDVVTFSSLIDGYCRCGQLDDAMKIWTEMSQYHIQPNAHTFCIIIHTFCKQNRSGEALHFLKKMNIRTDIAPQAFIYNPVIDVLCKGGKVDEANMILMEMEEKGCHPDKYTYTILIIGHCMKGRIAEAITFFHKMVETGCTPDSIVVNSFISCLLKSGMPGEVDHIMRIAAGGASSSWKDPSPVTQSVDISVAV